The following are encoded in a window of Mycobacterium sp. ELW1 genomic DNA:
- the nadA gene encoding quinolinate synthase NadA: MTVLDRSDALDGGIGAGLVARITDGPGGYTGVNGDEEWAAEIRRLATLRNATILAHNYQLPAIQDVADHVGDSLALSRIAAEAAEETIVFCGVHFMAETAKILSPEKTVLIPDQRAGCSLADSITADELQAWKDEHPGAVVVSYVNTTAAVKALTDICCTSSNAVEVVASIPEGREVLFCPDQFLGAHVRRMTGRTNLHVWAGECHVHAGINGDELADQARSHPDAELFVHPECGCATSALYLAGEGAFPSDRVKILSTGGMLDAAKASHAKQVLVATEVGMLHQLRRAAPEIDFQAVNDRASCKYMKMITPAALLRCLVDGADEVDVDPETARLARASVQRMIEIGQPGGGE, translated from the coding sequence ATGACCGTCCTGGATCGTTCTGACGCCCTCGACGGCGGCATTGGGGCCGGCCTTGTCGCTCGCATCACCGACGGACCCGGTGGTTACACCGGCGTGAACGGTGACGAGGAATGGGCCGCCGAGATTCGCCGGCTGGCCACCTTGCGCAATGCGACCATCCTGGCGCACAACTACCAGCTGCCGGCCATTCAGGACGTCGCCGACCACGTCGGCGACTCGCTGGCACTGTCCCGGATCGCCGCCGAGGCCGCCGAAGAGACGATCGTGTTCTGCGGCGTGCACTTCATGGCCGAGACCGCCAAGATCCTCAGCCCGGAGAAAACGGTGCTGATTCCGGATCAGCGCGCCGGCTGCTCGCTGGCCGACTCGATCACCGCCGACGAACTGCAGGCTTGGAAGGACGAGCACCCCGGTGCGGTCGTCGTCTCCTACGTCAACACCACCGCAGCAGTGAAGGCGCTCACCGACATCTGCTGCACGTCGTCCAACGCCGTCGAGGTGGTGGCCTCCATCCCGGAAGGCCGCGAGGTGCTGTTCTGCCCCGACCAGTTCCTCGGTGCCCATGTCCGCCGGATGACGGGCCGGACCAATCTGCACGTCTGGGCCGGCGAGTGCCATGTGCACGCGGGTATCAATGGCGACGAGTTAGCCGACCAGGCTCGCAGCCACCCCGACGCCGAGCTGTTCGTCCATCCCGAATGCGGTTGCGCCACGTCGGCGTTGTATCTGGCCGGTGAGGGCGCCTTCCCGTCGGATCGGGTCAAGATCCTGTCCACCGGCGGCATGCTGGACGCCGCCAAGGCCTCCCACGCCAAACAGGTGCTGGTCGCCACCGAGGTCGGGATGCTGCACCAATTGCGTCGCGCCGCACCGGAAATCGACTTCCAGGCCGTCAACGACCGGGCGTCGTGCAAGTACATGAAGATGATCACGCCGGCCGCACTGCTGCGCTGCCTTGTCGACGGCGCCGATGAGGTCGACGTCGATCCCGAGACCGCCCGCCTGGCCCGTGCCAGCGTGCAGCGGATGATCGAGATCGGCCAGCCCGGCGGCGGCGAATGA
- a CDS encoding lipase family protein, translated as MHPVSAGAPSPEWIGRAPHEELERGAHPQLPADDPFYEPPAGFEHAEPGTVLRSRDVQLGFLGLIPQRVRATQLLYRSTDHNGLPQATVTTVLIPTGHTPDRVRNVVSYQCAIDAVASRCFPSYAMRRHAKAVGSLPQLEYLLVAAALAEGWVVSVPDHEGPAGIWGAPYEPGYAVLDGVRAALSFEAFGLAADSQVGLWGYSGGGLATAWAAEVHEDYAPELNIVGAVLGSPVGDLGHTFRRLNGSYLAALPALVVAALAKTYPDLNRVIEQNATEDGLALLRRLENMTTAEAVIRLFRTDFDDLVHPPLEEILATPEVQYVFDNIKLGKAVPDLPVLIVQAVHDSVIDVDDIDDLVHTYSAGGARVTYHRDMFSEHMLLHPMSAPMTLRWLTDRFAQRPIDEHIVRTKWPTLLNPMTYAGMWRLGGIVARVVSGGRVPFRPL; from the coding sequence ATGCATCCGGTAAGCGCTGGGGCGCCGAGCCCCGAATGGATCGGCCGCGCCCCGCACGAGGAACTCGAGCGTGGTGCGCATCCACAGCTTCCGGCTGATGACCCGTTCTACGAACCGCCCGCCGGCTTCGAACACGCCGAGCCGGGCACCGTGCTGCGCTCCCGTGACGTCCAGCTGGGCTTTCTCGGGCTGATCCCGCAGCGAGTGCGGGCCACCCAGCTGCTGTACCGCAGCACCGACCACAACGGTTTGCCGCAGGCCACCGTCACCACGGTGCTCATCCCGACCGGCCACACCCCCGATCGGGTCCGCAACGTCGTCTCCTACCAATGCGCCATCGACGCGGTGGCCTCGCGCTGCTTTCCCTCGTACGCCATGCGCCGGCACGCCAAGGCCGTCGGGTCGCTGCCCCAGCTGGAGTACCTGCTCGTCGCGGCCGCACTCGCCGAGGGCTGGGTGGTCTCGGTCCCCGACCACGAGGGCCCGGCCGGCATCTGGGGCGCCCCCTACGAACCCGGCTACGCCGTCCTCGACGGTGTGCGGGCGGCGCTGAGCTTCGAGGCGTTCGGCCTCGCCGCGGACAGCCAGGTCGGGTTGTGGGGTTACTCCGGCGGCGGGCTCGCCACCGCGTGGGCAGCCGAGGTGCACGAGGACTACGCCCCCGAGCTGAACATCGTCGGCGCCGTCCTGGGTTCGCCGGTCGGCGACCTGGGCCACACGTTCCGCCGGCTCAACGGCTCGTACCTGGCCGCGTTGCCCGCGCTCGTGGTGGCCGCGCTGGCCAAGACCTATCCCGATCTGAACCGGGTGATCGAGCAGAACGCCACCGAGGACGGACTGGCACTGCTCCGCCGGCTCGAGAACATGACGACCGCGGAGGCCGTCATCCGGCTGTTCCGCACCGACTTCGACGACCTGGTGCACCCGCCGCTGGAGGAGATCCTGGCGACGCCGGAGGTTCAGTACGTCTTCGACAACATCAAGCTCGGCAAGGCGGTGCCCGACCTTCCGGTGCTGATCGTGCAGGCAGTCCACGATTCGGTGATCGATGTCGACGACATCGACGACCTGGTGCACACCTACTCTGCGGGCGGAGCGCGGGTGACCTACCACCGCGACATGTTCAGCGAGCACATGCTGCTGCACCCGATGTCGGCGCCGATGACGCTGCGCTGGCTGACCGACCGGTTCGCCCAACGCCCGATCGACGAGCACATCGTGCGGACGAAGTGGCCGACGCTGCTCAATCCCATGACCTACGCGGGCATGTGGCGCCTCGGCGGGATCGTCGCGCGTGTGGTGTCCGGCGGCCGGGTTCCGTTCCGACCACTCTAA
- the bioB gene encoding biotin synthase BioB, whose amino-acid sequence MTQAATDVLALAREQVLERGEGLSRDQVLEVLQLSDDHLEELLALAHEVRMKWCGPEVEVEGIISLKTGGCPEDCHFCSQSGLFASPVRSAWLDIPSLVEAAKQTAKSGATEFCIVAAVRGPDERLLAQVAAGIEAIRNEVDIQIACSLGMLTQDQVDRLKEMGVHRYNHNLETAQSYFPNVVTTHSWEERWGTLEMVREAGMEVCCGGILGMGETLEQRAEFAANLAELDPHEVPLNFLNPRPGTPFGDLDVLPASEALKAVAAFRLALPRTMLRFAGGREITLGDLGAKQGILGGINAVIVGNYLTTLGRPAEADLELLEDLQMPIKALNASL is encoded by the coding sequence GTGACGCAGGCAGCGACGGACGTATTGGCACTGGCGCGCGAGCAGGTGCTCGAGCGCGGCGAGGGTCTGTCCCGCGATCAGGTGCTCGAGGTCTTGCAGCTGTCCGACGATCACCTCGAAGAACTCCTGGCCCTGGCCCACGAGGTCCGGATGAAGTGGTGCGGCCCGGAGGTCGAGGTCGAGGGCATCATCAGCCTGAAAACCGGTGGCTGCCCGGAGGATTGCCACTTCTGTTCGCAGTCCGGTCTGTTCGCCTCGCCGGTGCGCAGTGCCTGGCTGGACATCCCGAGCCTGGTCGAGGCTGCCAAGCAGACCGCGAAGTCCGGCGCCACCGAGTTCTGCATCGTGGCCGCCGTGCGCGGACCCGACGAGCGGCTGCTGGCCCAGGTGGCCGCGGGCATCGAAGCGATCCGCAACGAGGTCGACATCCAGATCGCCTGCTCGCTGGGGATGCTCACCCAGGACCAGGTCGATCGCCTCAAGGAGATGGGCGTCCACCGCTACAACCACAACCTGGAGACCGCGCAGTCCTACTTCCCGAACGTCGTCACCACACATTCATGGGAGGAGCGGTGGGGAACGCTGGAGATGGTGCGCGAGGCCGGCATGGAGGTGTGCTGCGGCGGCATCCTCGGTATGGGGGAGACACTCGAGCAGCGCGCCGAGTTCGCGGCGAACCTGGCCGAACTCGATCCGCACGAGGTGCCCCTGAACTTCCTGAACCCGCGCCCGGGCACCCCGTTCGGTGATCTGGACGTGCTGCCGGCGTCCGAGGCCCTCAAAGCCGTCGCCGCGTTCCGCCTGGCATTGCCGCGCACGATGCTCCGGTTCGCCGGTGGCCGGGAGATCACGCTCGGCGACCTCGGCGCCAAGCAGGGCATCCTCGGTGGCATCAACGCCGTGATCGTCGGAAATTACCTGACCACGCTGGGTCGCCCGGCCGAGGCCGATCTCGAGCTGCTCGAAGATCTGCAGATGCCGATCAAGGCACTGAACGCCAGCCTGTAG
- a CDS encoding TetR family transcriptional regulator — protein MQLHKRDVVDAATTLLDNYGMADLSMRRLARELAVSPGALYWHFANKQQLLGAVADRILCTVHDVPADWRVRVEAICDQLRDALLSHTDGAELVSASFAAGQSEAMTQILGWLADAAVSAGVDTGHAVTAGRTVLYYVLGFTADEQSRLQWDAAGADLPDEQSVLGADPSRRFGFGVQLLIDGIAARRSLPV, from the coding sequence GTGCAGCTCCACAAACGCGACGTGGTCGATGCGGCGACGACACTGCTGGACAACTACGGCATGGCCGACCTGTCGATGCGGCGGCTGGCCCGCGAGCTCGCGGTCTCCCCCGGCGCGCTGTACTGGCACTTCGCCAACAAGCAGCAACTGCTCGGCGCGGTGGCTGACCGAATCCTGTGCACCGTCCACGACGTGCCTGCCGACTGGCGTGTCCGCGTCGAGGCGATCTGCGATCAGCTGCGCGACGCCCTGCTGTCCCACACCGACGGCGCCGAGCTGGTGTCCGCCAGTTTCGCCGCGGGCCAGTCGGAGGCGATGACGCAGATCCTGGGTTGGCTGGCCGATGCGGCTGTCTCCGCGGGCGTCGATACCGGGCACGCCGTGACCGCCGGCCGCACTGTCCTCTATTACGTACTGGGCTTCACCGCTGACGAGCAATCCCGCCTGCAGTGGGACGCCGCCGGCGCCGACCTCCCCGACGAACAATCCGTGCTCGGCGCCGACCCCAGCCGCCGGTTCGGCTTCGGGGTGCAGCTGCTGATCGACGGCATCGCGGCGCGGCGGAGCCTGCCGGTGTGA
- a CDS encoding L-aspartate oxidase — translation MTRSFACGVGAAGVDWQQRADVVVIGTGVAGLAAALAAHRKGSRTVILSKAPDTATFYAQGGIAVVLPHTDDSVEAHVRDTLAAGAGLCDPEAVRSIVADGYRAVADLVDDGARFDESAPGQWALTREGGHSRRRIIHAGGDATGAEVQRALDHAAATLDIRRNHVALQVLSDGTAVTGVLVRNADGLGIVHTPSVILATGGLGHLYRATTNPEGSTGDGIALALWAGVGVTDIEFVQFHPTMLFDRNATGRRPLITEALRGEGAVLRDARGESVTEGVHPLGDLAPRDVVAGAIEARLRASGDECVFLDARSIDQFAQRFPTVTAACRAAGIDPTRQLIPVVPGAHYSCGGVATDVSGRTELPGLFAAGEVARTGMHGANRLASNSLLEGLVVGNRAGRAAVEHSRDAGAPVAKADERQHNALDRTVLQTAMTEFASVVRDAAGLQRLTDLLAEAEPKRMTTRAAAEDVALTATARAVTAAALARTESRGCHHRGDHPDTDPAQGFSRTLHGDHAAACLQ, via the coding sequence ATGACGCGCTCCTTCGCCTGCGGCGTCGGTGCCGCGGGTGTGGACTGGCAACAGCGTGCCGACGTCGTGGTGATCGGCACCGGGGTGGCCGGTTTGGCCGCGGCCCTGGCCGCACATCGAAAGGGCAGTCGCACAGTCATTCTGAGCAAGGCGCCTGATACCGCTACGTTCTACGCCCAGGGCGGGATCGCGGTTGTGCTGCCGCACACCGATGACTCGGTGGAAGCGCACGTGCGCGATACTCTCGCGGCGGGTGCCGGGCTGTGCGACCCCGAGGCGGTACGTTCGATCGTCGCTGACGGTTACCGCGCGGTGGCCGACCTGGTCGACGACGGCGCCCGGTTCGACGAGAGCGCGCCCGGGCAGTGGGCGCTGACCCGTGAAGGCGGCCACTCCCGCAGGCGCATCATCCACGCCGGAGGGGACGCCACCGGTGCTGAGGTGCAGCGCGCACTCGACCATGCCGCCGCCACTCTGGACATCCGCCGTAATCATGTTGCGCTGCAAGTCCTCAGCGATGGCACGGCGGTCACCGGCGTACTGGTTCGCAACGCCGACGGTCTCGGCATCGTGCACACCCCGTCGGTCATCCTGGCCACCGGTGGTCTGGGCCACCTGTACCGGGCGACCACCAACCCGGAAGGCTCCACCGGCGACGGCATCGCCCTGGCGTTGTGGGCCGGCGTCGGCGTCACCGACATCGAATTCGTCCAGTTCCACCCGACCATGCTGTTCGACCGCAATGCCACCGGACGCCGGCCGCTGATCACCGAGGCGCTGCGGGGTGAGGGCGCCGTTCTGCGCGACGCCCGCGGCGAGTCGGTCACCGAGGGAGTGCATCCGCTGGGTGATCTCGCGCCGCGCGACGTGGTGGCGGGCGCCATCGAGGCGCGGCTGCGGGCGAGCGGCGACGAGTGCGTTTTCCTCGACGCGCGCTCCATCGACCAGTTCGCACAACGCTTCCCGACGGTCACGGCAGCCTGCCGCGCCGCGGGCATCGATCCCACCCGCCAGCTGATCCCGGTCGTTCCGGGCGCGCATTACAGCTGCGGCGGGGTGGCCACCGACGTGTCCGGCCGCACCGAACTGCCCGGCTTGTTCGCCGCCGGCGAGGTGGCCCGAACCGGCATGCACGGCGCCAACCGGCTGGCCTCCAACAGCCTGCTGGAAGGTTTGGTGGTCGGCAACCGCGCCGGGCGGGCCGCAGTCGAGCATTCCCGTGACGCGGGTGCGCCGGTGGCGAAAGCCGATGAGCGCCAACACAATGCACTCGATCGTACGGTGTTGCAAACGGCGATGACCGAGTTCGCCTCGGTGGTCCGCGACGCCGCCGGACTGCAGCGGCTCACCGACCTCCTCGCCGAGGCCGAGCCAAAACGGATGACCACCCGCGCCGCGGCCGAGGACGTCGCACTCACAGCCACCGCCCGCGCGGTGACCGCGGCGGCGTTGGCGCGCACCGAATCCCGCGGCTGCCACCACCGCGGCGATCACCCCGACACCGATCCGGCACAGGGGTTCAGCCGCACCCTGCACGGTGACCACGCGGCGGCCTGCCTGCAATGA
- a CDS encoding DUF2567 domain-containing protein, with amino-acid sequence MNPEPRQRFSRRRAALVVVAGLTVAGAVIGAVWSVLAPSAHGVVALTRSGQRVQTYLGSESDHLFVAAALLIGLLTSMAIVAAVLVWQWRAHRGPLLATALWVGSIAGAGAAAGVGALLVRWHYGPVPFDTAPVTPENRIFYYSEAPPVFFAHGPLQIATTLLFPAAIAALTYALMAVATPRDDLGAWPPMDRVSA; translated from the coding sequence GTGAATCCCGAACCACGACAACGCTTTTCGAGGCGCCGTGCGGCACTTGTGGTGGTCGCCGGGTTGACCGTGGCAGGCGCGGTGATCGGCGCGGTGTGGTCGGTGCTGGCGCCGTCTGCGCACGGCGTGGTGGCGCTGACCCGCTCCGGTCAGCGGGTGCAGACCTACCTCGGCAGCGAATCCGACCATCTGTTCGTGGCGGCGGCGTTGCTCATCGGGTTGCTGACGTCGATGGCGATCGTGGCCGCCGTATTGGTGTGGCAGTGGCGTGCCCATCGTGGCCCGCTGCTGGCGACGGCACTGTGGGTGGGTTCGATCGCCGGCGCCGGTGCGGCCGCGGGTGTGGGTGCGCTGCTGGTGCGCTGGCACTACGGGCCGGTGCCGTTCGACACGGCTCCGGTCACGCCGGAGAACCGGATCTTCTACTACTCCGAGGCGCCGCCGGTGTTCTTCGCGCACGGGCCGCTGCAGATCGCGACGACGCTACTTTTTCCGGCCGCGATCGCGGCGCTGACGTATGCCTTGATGGCGGTGGCCACACCGCGTGACGATCTCGGTGCCTGGCCGCCGATGGACCGCGTCTCCGCTTAG
- a CDS encoding NUDIX domain-containing protein produces the protein MPHTSTEHEVLAVVFQVGDVQSRTPALNVLLWQRGLEPERGKWSLPGGGLRADEDLISSARRQLAEKVDVREIAHLEQLAVFSDPGRVPGVRTIASTFLGLVPSVATPELPPDTRWHPVSDLPEMAFDHAPMVEYARTRLVAKLSYTNIGFALTPREFALSTLRDIYGAALGYQVDATNLQRVLARRGVITPTGTTAHPGRSGGRPAALYRFTDSHLRVTDEFAAFRPPG, from the coding sequence GTGCCTCATACTAGCACCGAACACGAAGTACTCGCCGTCGTATTCCAGGTTGGCGACGTCCAGTCCCGTACACCCGCCCTTAACGTGCTGTTATGGCAGCGCGGCCTGGAACCTGAGCGGGGCAAGTGGTCATTGCCCGGCGGCGGGCTGCGCGCCGACGAGGACCTGATCAGTTCCGCGCGACGCCAGCTGGCCGAGAAAGTCGACGTCCGCGAGATCGCGCACCTGGAACAGCTCGCGGTGTTCTCCGATCCGGGCCGCGTGCCCGGTGTTCGCACGATCGCCTCGACATTCCTCGGTTTGGTGCCCTCGGTCGCCACCCCCGAACTGCCGCCGGATACCCGCTGGCATCCGGTCAGCGACCTGCCGGAGATGGCCTTCGACCACGCCCCGATGGTGGAATACGCCCGCACCAGGCTGGTCGCCAAGCTGTCCTACACGAACATCGGATTCGCCTTGACACCAAGGGAATTCGCGCTTTCGACGCTGCGCGACATCTATGGCGCCGCCCTCGGCTATCAGGTCGACGCCACCAATCTGCAGCGGGTGCTCGCGCGCCGCGGCGTCATCACGCCGACCGGGACGACAGCCCATCCGGGCCGCAGCGGCGGGCGCCCGGCGGCCCTCTATCGCTTCACCGACTCGCATTTGAGGGTGACCGACGAGTTTGCCGCGTTTCGGCCACCCGGGTGA